Genomic window (Vigna unguiculata cultivar IT97K-499-35 chromosome 10, ASM411807v1, whole genome shotgun sequence):
AACAAAAGTTTTCGACCTCAAATATGAAGACTTACCAGGAAAACAAATGCTGATGTGACTTTCTCATATCCTCCTTTAACTCCTAAGTAAAGTCACTTGTCCTTAGGTCCTAGATGACTTTGACTAGATAGACTGGTTTTCCCTGATGTGTCTCAACTCGGCTATCCTCTAAAGAGATAGGTGGTACTTCCATAGTGAGATCCGCCTTTATTTGTACATCCTCGACTTCCAACACCTGAGATGGGTCAAAgacatacttcctcaactgtgagaCATAGAACATCGGATGAAGATTGGCTAACTGAGGAGGCAAAGCAATCTCGTAAGCCACAGACCCAATCCTCCTTGAGATCTGGTAagggccaaggaacttaggagaaaggTTCCTTGAGCAGAGAGCCCTTCTTACACCaatggttcgggtcacccttaAGAACACATGATCTCTAGCCACGAATTCCAAGGGTATCCTCCTACAATCAACATACGCCTTCTACCTACTCTAAGAGGCATGCATCCTATCCCTCACCATTCTCACTTTCTTAGTATTCTGTTCTAACAATTCTGGTCCAACGAGCACTGCTTCCCTATCTTGATACCAACACAGAGGGGTCCTACACTTCCTGCCATATAGAGTctcatatggcgccatgccaatgctcgcatgaaaactgttgttgtaggtgaaatTTATCAATGGTAATACTTTGTCCCACGCACCCAAGTGATCCAGCACGTATGTTCTCAATAAATCCTCAAGCGACTGAATCGTTCTCTCTGATTGGCCATCGGTTTGGGGATGATAGGCTGAACTCATGGTTAGTTTGCTAGCCAAAGCACTCTACAAAGTTTGCCAAAACCGTGAAGTGAACCTCGGATCCCTATCTGAAACTATACTCGACGACACCCCATGTAACCTCACAATCTCCTTAATGTATAGCTGGGCCAccttggccatggacatcctcataTGCATTGCCAAGAAATAAGCGTTCTTGGTCAATCAGTCCACTATAACCCAGATCGTATCATGACCTCTGAAGGTttgtggcaaatgggtcacaaagtccatagttatgctatcccatttccatacTGGTATGTCCAAAGGTTGTAGGATTACACCGGGCCTTTGATGCTCTACCTTTGCCTTCTGACATGTCAAACAAGCTGATAAAAACtgagccacatccttcttcatccatTGCCACTAGAAGGTCTCCTTGAGAtcctgatacatcttagtcatgtcaggatgcaaactaagacgactcttatgtcTTTCCTCAAGGATTAGCCTCTTTACCTCAGCATCATCAAGTACACACACTCTACCATGGAACCTTAGTATACCATCATTACCCAAGGAAAAATCCTTCACTTCACCTGATCCAAGTTGTTCTCTCACTTCTGCCAAACTAGCATCCGCTAATTGTCTTTCTTGGACTAAGttcaagaagtcactagatatagtcagaGTGCTACATCTAATGAACCTAGTTCCCAATTCCACCTCTAGCTTCATATACCTGAATTTCTCTAGTAGCTCCACTTCCTTGATCATAAGGTGTGTAGTATGCTCTGTCTTCCTACTTGAGGCATCTGCCATCACATTTGCCTTCCCTGGATGATATAGCAGTTTGAAATCATAGTCCTTCAGAAATTCCATCAACCTCCTTAGTCTCATGTTCAACTCCTTTTGGTCAAATAGATACTTGAGACTTTTGTGGTCGTTGAACACACGAAACTGGgcaccataaagatagtgcctccagatcttcgaGGCAAACACTATAGCtgccaactccaagtcatgagtggggtagtttctctcgtgcaccttaagttgcctcgaagcatatgccactgccttcctctcttgcatcaacacacaacccaaACCTAGATGACaggcatcacagtaaacctcaaagggtttaccaacatccttcttcttcaccagcAACATTGGCGTTCCCCAAGACGAAGTACTAGGTCGTATGAACTGTTTCCCCAATAGCTCCTTTATTTGACTCTTGAGC
Coding sequences:
- the LOC114165439 gene encoding uncharacterized protein LOC114165439, which codes for MAKVAQLYIKEIVRLHGVSSSIVSDRDPRRIPLEFVARDHVFLRVTRTIGVRRALCSRNLSPKFLGPYQISRRIGSVAYEIALPPQLANLHPMFYVSQLRKYVFDPSQVLEVEDVQIKADLTMEVPPISLEDSRVETHQGKPVYLVKVI